One window from the genome of Streptomyces sp. TLI_235 encodes:
- a CDS encoding MFS transporter — MNLRTVRSSLSSLTSLSFLRARRTGTSEDGFDRRLLAPMMLGAILNPVNSAILAVSLVPIGAAFGAAPAATAWLVSALYLATAIGQPVVGRLVDLHGPRRLFLAGTALTGLAGLVGMLAPNLGVLIAARVLLGFGTCAGYPAAMYLVRSEADRTGRDSPAAVLTALAVTTQTVAVIGPSLGGLLIGLGGWRTTLAVNIPLALAGLYLGARRLPRTASPQRTAPPQGSRGSLAADLDLAGMALFAAALVPLLLFLMHPSAGEWYLPVVTVLAAACFARRERTAANPFIDLRVLGGNLPLIATYVRALLAYTVAYAFLYGCTQWMQEGRGLTAPQAGLAQLPLFGTAIVVSAVTGRRRQVRGKLLAGAVGQIAACTLVLLLGPHSPLWLLLLVALAFGIPQGLNGLALQSAVYHQAHPERIGSSAGLLRTFGYLGAIVAAAATGAFLGHGADTAGLHQLAWFMLATAVLYLLATVGDRSLRQVGAPPRDTPAPPAAATAPTRGR; from the coding sequence ATGAACCTCCGCACCGTCCGCTCGTCCCTGTCCTCACTGACCTCGCTGTCGTTCCTGCGCGCCCGCCGCACCGGCACGTCCGAGGACGGGTTCGACCGCCGGCTGCTCGCACCGATGATGCTCGGCGCGATCCTCAACCCGGTGAACTCGGCGATCCTCGCGGTCTCCCTGGTGCCGATCGGAGCCGCCTTCGGAGCCGCGCCCGCCGCCACCGCCTGGCTGGTCTCCGCGCTCTACCTCGCCACCGCGATCGGCCAGCCCGTGGTCGGCCGGCTCGTCGACCTGCACGGGCCGCGCCGGCTGTTCCTCGCCGGCACCGCACTGACCGGTCTCGCCGGCCTGGTCGGCATGCTCGCCCCGAACCTCGGCGTGCTGATCGCGGCCCGGGTGCTGCTCGGCTTCGGCACCTGCGCCGGCTACCCGGCCGCCATGTACCTCGTCCGCAGCGAGGCCGACCGCACCGGCCGGGACAGCCCCGCCGCCGTGCTCACCGCCCTCGCCGTCACCACCCAGACCGTCGCCGTCATCGGCCCCTCCCTCGGCGGCCTGCTGATCGGGCTCGGCGGCTGGCGCACCACCCTCGCCGTCAACATCCCGCTCGCCCTCGCCGGGCTCTACCTCGGCGCCCGCCGGCTGCCCCGCACCGCCTCGCCGCAGCGCACCGCCCCGCCGCAGGGCAGCCGCGGCAGCCTGGCCGCCGACCTGGACCTCGCCGGCATGGCCCTGTTCGCCGCCGCACTCGTCCCGCTGCTGCTCTTCCTCATGCACCCCTCGGCCGGCGAGTGGTACCTGCCGGTCGTCACCGTCCTCGCGGCCGCCTGCTTCGCCCGCCGTGAACGCACCGCCGCCAACCCGTTCATCGATCTGCGCGTGCTCGGCGGCAACCTGCCACTGATCGCCACCTACGTCCGCGCCCTGCTCGCCTACACCGTCGCGTACGCCTTCCTCTACGGCTGCACCCAGTGGATGCAGGAGGGCCGCGGCCTGACCGCCCCGCAGGCCGGCCTCGCCCAACTCCCGCTGTTCGGCACGGCGATCGTCGTCTCCGCGGTCACCGGCCGGCGCCGGCAGGTCCGCGGCAAGCTCCTCGCCGGCGCCGTCGGCCAGATCGCCGCCTGCACCCTCGTCCTGCTGCTGGGCCCGCACTCCCCGCTCTGGCTCCTGCTGCTCGTCGCGCTGGCCTTCGGCATCCCGCAGGGACTCAACGGACTCGCCCTGCAGAGCGCCGTCTACCACCAGGCGCACCCCGAGCGGATCGGCTCCTCCGCCGGGCTGCTGCGCACCTTCGGATACCTCGGGGCGATCGTCGCCGCCGCGGCCACCGGCGCCTTCCTCGGGCACGGCGCCGACACCGCGGGCCTGCACCAGCTGGCCTGGTTCATGCTCGCCACCGCCGTCCTCTACCTGCTGGCCACCGTCGGCGACCGCTCACTGCGGCAGGTCGGCGCCCCGCCGCGGGACACCCCCGCGCCGCCCGCGGCCGCCACCGCACCGACCCGCGGCCGGTAG
- a CDS encoding voltage-gated sodium channel encodes MRSGWSAPARRAGLAARCRTVTEAPAFSLVVFGAILVNAALLGLETYSGLAAEYQDGLQLAERACLGVFTVEMLLRLGAHADRPGQFLRDPWNLFDLAVLASAFLPLVRENTTVLRLLRLARVLRTARFLPQLRVLLVAVGRSLPGTVSFLFVGALVLYVYAMVGWVCFADSDPQHYGSIGRALLTLFLLMTLDGLGEAVHAGLEISRLSILFYASYVLLASFVLVNVLIGVVLNSLDEARALEAEQAAAEPQPARGARPGAAHDAEELRERIAAVRLALAELEAGLAAGIARPAGAPAGAAAVGAGAAVTAASVDTVA; translated from the coding sequence ATGAGGAGCGGTTGGAGTGCACCGGCGCGGCGGGCCGGGCTCGCGGCCCGCTGCCGGACGGTGACGGAGGCACCGGCCTTCTCGCTCGTCGTGTTCGGCGCCATCCTCGTCAACGCGGCACTGCTCGGCCTGGAGACGTACAGCGGGCTCGCCGCCGAGTACCAGGACGGCCTGCAACTGGCCGAGCGGGCCTGCCTCGGCGTCTTCACCGTCGAGATGCTGCTGCGGCTCGGCGCGCACGCGGACCGGCCCGGGCAGTTCCTGCGCGACCCGTGGAACCTCTTCGACCTCGCGGTGCTGGCCTCGGCCTTCCTGCCGCTGGTCCGCGAGAACACCACCGTGCTGCGGCTGCTGCGGCTCGCCCGGGTGCTGCGGACGGCCCGGTTCCTGCCCCAACTGCGGGTGCTGCTGGTCGCGGTGGGCCGCAGCCTGCCCGGCACGGTGAGCTTCCTGTTCGTCGGCGCCCTGGTGCTGTACGTCTACGCGATGGTCGGCTGGGTCTGCTTCGCGGACAGCGACCCGCAGCACTACGGCTCGATCGGCCGGGCGCTGCTCACCCTCTTCCTGCTGATGACCCTCGACGGGCTCGGCGAGGCCGTCCACGCGGGCCTGGAGATCTCCCGGCTGAGCATCCTGTTCTACGCCTCCTACGTGCTGCTCGCCTCGTTCGTGCTGGTGAACGTGCTGATCGGCGTGGTGCTCAACTCCCTGGACGAGGCACGGGCGCTGGAGGCCGAGCAGGCCGCCGCCGAACCGCAGCCGGCGCGCGGTGCGCGGCCCGGCGCGGCGCACGACGCCGAGGAGCTGCGCGAGCGGATCGCCGCCGTCCGGCTCGCCCTCGCCGAGTTGGAGGCGGGGCTGGCGGCCGGGATCGCCCGGCCCGCGGGCGCCCCGGCCGGGGCGGCGGCCGTCGGGGCGGGCGCGGCCGTGACCGCCGCCAGCGTGGACACCGTGGCGTGA
- a CDS encoding cytochrome P450 — protein MATQIPPTGAGTRPAAGLPVPELPAEEVRRWRAAGHGMPELLALAARLGPVAAVRSDNALPTVVVTGPEAVQHVLGRRPDCYVKRSHRGRILLGDGVLSASGDAWKAQRRLLQSQFTGAGMRRWEQRIADAARDCATRWAGHADAGRAVDLREEMRRFALDTIWRSLTGHPLDDRTAAELAALDTVVAALPVLPANAENARSAVAGELARIDAVVHRAIGAARSAPPGPHGPGLLHVLLAAAEDRPEYTDRLVRDEFVTLMVAGHETTATTLTWLYLLLDGAPGARERALAAGPAGSPGRRAALQALVSETLRLYPSAWLLPRHSVEDDLLAGHRIEAGTDVLVCPYLVHRDPALWPEPEVFDPRRFTVPGRRPSDQGAYLPFGIGARACLGLQFALRETVALLELLLPAFAVELTGPAPEPFFGMVVRPATPVPARLIRQG, from the coding sequence GTGGCCACCCAGATCCCCCCGACCGGCGCCGGCACCCGGCCGGCGGCCGGCCTTCCGGTGCCCGAGCTCCCGGCCGAGGAGGTGCGGCGGTGGCGTGCGGCGGGCCACGGGATGCCCGAACTGCTCGCCCTGGCAGCCCGGTTGGGCCCGGTGGCGGCCGTCCGATCGGACAACGCCCTGCCGACCGTGGTGGTCACCGGCCCCGAGGCCGTCCAGCACGTCCTCGGCCGGCGTCCGGACTGCTACGTGAAGCGCTCGCACCGCGGCCGGATCCTGCTCGGCGACGGTGTGCTCTCCGCGTCCGGCGACGCCTGGAAGGCGCAACGGCGGCTCCTGCAGAGCCAGTTCACCGGGGCCGGGATGCGCCGCTGGGAGCAGCGGATCGCCGACGCCGCCCGGGACTGCGCCACACGCTGGGCCGGCCACGCGGACGCCGGCCGCGCCGTGGACCTGCGCGAGGAGATGCGCCGTTTCGCGCTGGACACCATCTGGCGCTCCCTCACCGGGCATCCGCTGGACGACCGGACGGCGGCCGAACTCGCCGCCCTGGACACCGTGGTGGCGGCGCTGCCCGTGCTGCCGGCGAACGCGGAGAACGCGCGGTCGGCCGTCGCCGGGGAGCTGGCCCGGATCGACGCCGTCGTCCACCGCGCGATCGGGGCGGCCCGCTCGGCGCCGCCCGGCCCGCACGGGCCCGGCCTGCTGCACGTCCTGCTGGCGGCGGCCGAGGACCGCCCGGAGTACACCGACCGGCTCGTCCGGGACGAGTTCGTGACCCTGATGGTGGCCGGGCACGAGACCACCGCCACCACCCTCACCTGGCTGTACCTGCTGCTCGACGGCGCCCCCGGGGCGCGGGAGCGGGCCTTGGCGGCCGGGCCGGCCGGCTCCCCCGGGCGGCGGGCGGCCCTGCAGGCACTGGTGAGCGAGACGCTGCGGCTCTACCCCTCGGCCTGGCTGCTGCCCCGGCACTCCGTCGAGGACGACCTGCTGGCGGGCCACCGGATCGAGGCCGGCACGGACGTGCTGGTCTGCCCCTACCTGGTGCACCGCGACCCGGCGCTCTGGCCGGAGCCGGAGGTCTTCGACCCCCGCCGGTTCACCGTGCCCGGGCGGCGGCCGTCCGATCAGGGCGCCTACCTGCCGTTCGGCATCGGCGCCCGGGCGTGCCTGGGGCTGCAGTTCGCCCTCCGGGAGACGGTCGCCCTGCTGGAGCTGCTGCTGCCCGCGTTCGCCGTCGAGCTCACCGGGCCCGCCCCGGAGCCGTTCTTCGGCATGGTGGTGCGGCCCGCGACGCCCGTCCCGGCCCGGCTCATCCGGCAGGGCTGA
- a CDS encoding TetR family transcriptional regulator — MAQRDGTDEADGAAGADGSGRPTVWDRPEPPSRPAPSPLSRERIVAAAVELADADGLEAVSLRKVAAALDAGPMRLYRYLSTKEELLDLMVDAVHGEIAAADPDGRDGGWQAVLRGCARRTRRAALRHPWFADLLGGRPQLGPNALGNLETALAALYGAPGFTGIDAVMCAVGTVDAYIAGALRRETAELRAERDTGLDKDAWRRSEGPRVSRMLATGRYPALALAVRDGTHTDPATAFEAGLDLVLDGIAAGLARS, encoded by the coding sequence ATGGCGCAGCGGGACGGGACGGACGAGGCGGACGGCGCTGCAGGGGCCGACGGGTCCGGCCGGCCGACCGTCTGGGACCGGCCGGAGCCGCCGTCCCGGCCGGCGCCGAGCCCGCTGAGCCGCGAGCGGATCGTGGCCGCCGCCGTCGAACTCGCCGACGCCGACGGGCTGGAGGCGGTCTCGTTGCGCAAGGTCGCGGCCGCCCTCGACGCCGGCCCGATGCGGCTGTACCGCTACCTCTCGACCAAGGAGGAACTGCTCGACCTCATGGTCGACGCCGTCCACGGCGAGATCGCCGCCGCGGACCCGGACGGCCGGGACGGCGGCTGGCAGGCGGTGCTGCGCGGCTGCGCCCGCCGGACCAGGCGGGCGGCGCTCCGCCACCCCTGGTTCGCCGATCTGCTGGGCGGACGCCCGCAGCTCGGCCCGAACGCCCTCGGCAACCTGGAGACCGCCCTCGCCGCCCTGTACGGTGCGCCCGGTTTCACCGGGATCGACGCCGTGATGTGCGCGGTCGGAACCGTCGACGCCTACATCGCCGGTGCGCTCCGCCGGGAGACCGCCGAGCTGCGCGCCGAGCGCGACACCGGCCTGGACAAGGACGCGTGGCGGCGCTCGGAAGGCCCCCGCGTCTCCCGGATGCTCGCCACGGGCAGGTACCCGGCGCTGGCGCTCGCCGTCCGGGACGGCACCCACACCGATCCCGCCACCGCCTTCGAGGCCGGGCTCGACCTCGTTCTCGACGGCATCGCCGCCGGGCTCGCGCGCAGCTGA
- a CDS encoding XRE family transcriptional regulator, which produces MADDEIGGVLAAVGPRLRALRQQRDTTLAEVAEETGISLSTLSRLESGQRRPTLELLLPLAKAYGVQLDELVGAPPTGDPRIHPRPITRHGQTFIPLTRHLGGLHAYKMIMPVRTLPEGTRPEQGTHEGYEWLYVLSGRLRLALGEHDLVLTAGEAAEFDTRTPHGFANAGDRPVEFLSLFGAQGERMHVRAKPAAS; this is translated from the coding sequence ATGGCAGACGACGAGATCGGCGGCGTCCTGGCAGCCGTCGGGCCGCGGCTTCGGGCACTGCGACAGCAGCGGGACACCACCCTGGCCGAGGTCGCCGAGGAGACCGGCATCTCACTGAGCACGCTCTCCCGGCTGGAGTCCGGGCAGCGCCGCCCGACCCTGGAACTGCTGCTGCCGCTCGCGAAGGCGTACGGCGTGCAGCTGGACGAACTGGTGGGCGCACCGCCGACCGGCGATCCGCGGATCCACCCGCGGCCGATCACCCGGCACGGCCAGACCTTCATCCCGCTGACCCGCCACCTCGGCGGGCTGCACGCCTACAAGATGATCATGCCCGTCCGCACGCTGCCCGAGGGCACCCGGCCCGAGCAGGGCACCCACGAGGGGTACGAGTGGCTGTACGTGCTCTCCGGCCGGCTCCGGCTGGCCCTCGGCGAGCACGACCTGGTCCTCACCGCGGGCGAGGCCGCCGAGTTCGACACCCGCACCCCGCACGGCTTCGCCAACGCCGGTGACCGACCGGTGGAGTTCCTGTCGCTCTTCGGCGCCCAGGGCGAACGGATGCACGTCCGGGCCAAACCGGCCGCGAGCTGA
- a CDS encoding serine phosphatase RsbU (regulator of sigma subunit), with protein MDLNGRIVFLTDAACALLGAGPEKLLGALPWQALPWLDDPVYEDRYRAAIISREPAAFTAMRPPDRWLAFRLYPAGDGISVRITPAVNGPKPVPPSRPEPVSRAGQIYQIMHLAAALTEAVSVDDVVSLVAEQVLPSFGADGLTLLTAEHGRLLVTGYRGYTAEAMARFEDIPLKIRDTPTVRALTTGIPGYYGSSAELAAAYPDLPQVTGKQAWAVLPLITSGRPVGCLLLAYDRPHPFAADERTVLTSLAGLIAQALDRAHLYDTKNQLAHDLQQALLPHTLPAVEGLRVAAHYLPTTRGMDVGGDFYDLIRLGPRTAAAVIGDVQGHSFPAAALMGQVRTAVHAAAGASPEEVLVRTNRLLCDLDPGLFTTCLYAHLDLAGGRAYLVSAGHPPPVLRPPGGPARVLEVPPGPPMGIDPDAIYPITEAAFEPGALLLLYTDGLVEAPGTDLGRAIASLAGQLDHSLADDLDVTARELVARARRAGRRWDDIATLLLQAEPV; from the coding sequence ATGGACCTCAACGGCCGGATCGTCTTCCTGACGGACGCCGCCTGTGCGCTGCTCGGCGCCGGGCCGGAGAAGCTGCTCGGCGCGCTGCCCTGGCAGGCACTGCCGTGGCTGGACGACCCGGTGTACGAGGACCGCTACCGGGCGGCCATCATCAGCCGGGAGCCGGCCGCGTTCACCGCGATGCGTCCGCCGGACCGCTGGCTGGCCTTCCGGCTGTACCCGGCCGGCGACGGTATCAGCGTGCGGATCACGCCGGCCGTCAACGGCCCGAAGCCGGTGCCGCCGTCCCGTCCGGAGCCGGTCTCCCGGGCCGGGCAGATCTACCAGATCATGCACCTGGCCGCGGCCCTCACCGAGGCGGTGTCGGTGGACGACGTGGTGTCGCTGGTTGCCGAGCAGGTGCTGCCCTCGTTCGGCGCGGACGGCCTGACCCTGCTCACCGCCGAGCACGGCCGGCTGCTGGTGACCGGCTACCGGGGCTACACCGCCGAGGCGATGGCCCGGTTCGAGGACATCCCGCTGAAGATACGGGACACCCCGACGGTACGGGCGCTCACCACCGGGATCCCCGGCTACTACGGCAGCTCCGCGGAGCTCGCGGCCGCCTACCCGGACCTTCCCCAGGTGACCGGGAAGCAGGCCTGGGCGGTGCTGCCGCTGATCACCTCGGGCCGCCCGGTCGGCTGCCTGCTGCTCGCCTACGACCGTCCGCACCCCTTCGCCGCCGACGAGCGGACGGTGCTCACGTCACTGGCCGGCCTGATCGCCCAGGCGCTCGACCGGGCGCACCTGTACGACACCAAGAACCAGCTGGCGCACGACCTGCAGCAGGCGCTGCTGCCGCACACCCTGCCGGCCGTGGAGGGCCTGCGGGTGGCGGCGCACTACCTGCCGACCACCCGGGGCATGGACGTCGGCGGCGACTTCTACGACCTGATCCGGCTGGGCCCGCGGACCGCCGCCGCGGTGATCGGCGACGTGCAGGGCCACAGCTTCCCGGCCGCCGCGCTGATGGGCCAGGTCCGCACTGCCGTGCACGCCGCGGCCGGCGCCTCGCCGGAGGAGGTGCTGGTGCGCACCAACCGGCTGCTGTGCGACCTCGATCCGGGCCTGTTCACCACCTGCCTGTACGCGCACCTGGACCTGGCCGGGGGGCGGGCCTACCTGGTGAGTGCCGGTCATCCGCCGCCGGTGCTGCGGCCGCCGGGCGGGCCGGCGCGGGTGCTGGAGGTCCCGCCGGGGCCGCCGATGGGCATCGACCCGGACGCGATCTACCCGATCACCGAAGCGGCCTTCGAGCCGGGCGCGCTGCTGCTGCTCTACACGGACGGGCTGGTGGAGGCGCCCGGCACCGACCTGGGCCGCGCGATCGCCTCGCTCGCAGGGCAGTTGGACCACTCGTTGGCGGACGACCTCGACGTGACGGCCCGTGAGCTGGTCGCCCGGGCCCGGCGGGCGGGCCGCCGGTGGGACGACATCGCCACTCTGCTGCTCCAGGCCGAACCGGTATGA
- a CDS encoding DNA-binding MarR family transcriptional regulator has translation MEQPTAPVTASAVRAARELRVVFSRLRRRLKETYDTDGLTPTQTSVLSRLSKDGPASASDLAAAERVRPQSMAATLAVLDERGLVLRRPDPGDGRRQLVSLSDTGQAFLEDCRRAGEEWLARSLQARFTEQERQTVVEALALLDRLSDA, from the coding sequence ATGGAGCAGCCCACCGCACCCGTCACCGCCTCCGCCGTCCGCGCGGCGCGGGAGCTCCGCGTGGTCTTCAGCCGGCTGCGCCGACGCCTCAAGGAGACGTACGACACGGACGGGCTCACCCCCACCCAGACCTCGGTGCTCAGCCGGCTGAGCAAGGACGGTCCGGCCTCCGCCAGCGATCTCGCCGCCGCCGAGCGGGTCAGGCCGCAGTCGATGGCCGCCACCCTCGCCGTGCTCGACGAGCGCGGCCTCGTGCTGCGCCGCCCCGACCCCGGGGACGGCCGGCGTCAGCTCGTCTCGCTGAGCGACACCGGCCAGGCCTTCCTCGAGGACTGCCGCCGCGCCGGCGAGGAGTGGCTGGCCCGCTCCCTGCAGGCCCGCTTCACCGAGCAGGAGCGGCAGACCGTCGTCGAGGCGCTGGCCCTGCTGGACAGGCTGTCCGACGCATGA
- a CDS encoding 2-polyprenyl-6-methoxyphenol hydroxylase-like FAD-dependent oxidoreductase — protein METDTRSPRIAVVGAGPGGLTLARILHLHGIEAVVHERDRDRTARAQGGMLDLHRESGQRALREAGLEAAFLRAARREGQDLRLLDHTGTLLLQEDTPDDAPMERPEIDRADLRALLLDSLPAGTVRWGRAFRHATRRPDGGWRLHVEGGAATDCDLLVGADGANSRVRPLVTAARPAHLGSNTVESCISAADRSHPELAALVGRGNYWALGPGRSLSAQRQSGGRIRVFLSFHTPEDWLATCGVPFDDRDAARRALTALFADWAPQFRALIGACDEPFVPRPLTALPVGLTWPAVPGVTLLGDAAHLMPPVGLGANTAMLDAAELAREIAAAPGDLAGAVRRYETAMFERSTEAARESARIVAMLMSEDGAAGLLRFFQPDCGATADA, from the coding sequence GTGGAGACCGACACCCGCAGCCCGCGCATCGCCGTGGTCGGGGCAGGGCCGGGCGGCCTGACGCTCGCCCGGATCCTGCACCTGCACGGGATCGAGGCCGTGGTGCACGAACGCGACCGCGACCGCACCGCCCGCGCCCAGGGCGGCATGCTCGACCTGCACCGGGAGAGCGGCCAGCGGGCACTCCGCGAGGCCGGGTTGGAGGCCGCCTTCCTGCGCGCCGCCCGCCGCGAGGGCCAGGACCTGCGCCTGCTGGACCACACCGGCACCCTGCTGCTGCAGGAGGACACGCCGGACGACGCCCCGATGGAGCGACCCGAGATCGACCGCGCCGACCTGCGGGCCCTGCTGCTGGATTCGCTGCCCGCCGGCACCGTCCGCTGGGGCCGGGCCTTCCGGCACGCCACCCGGCGGCCGGACGGCGGGTGGCGGCTGCATGTCGAGGGCGGGGCGGCGACCGACTGCGACCTGCTGGTCGGCGCGGACGGCGCCAACTCCCGCGTCCGCCCGCTGGTCACCGCCGCCCGGCCGGCCCACCTCGGCAGCAACACCGTGGAGAGCTGCATCTCCGCCGCCGACCGCAGCCACCCCGAGCTCGCGGCACTGGTCGGCCGCGGCAACTACTGGGCGCTCGGCCCGGGCCGCTCGCTCTCCGCCCAGCGGCAGAGCGGCGGGCGGATCCGGGTCTTCCTCTCCTTCCACACACCCGAGGACTGGCTCGCCACCTGCGGTGTCCCCTTCGACGACCGGGACGCCGCGCGCCGTGCGCTGACGGCCCTGTTCGCCGACTGGGCACCGCAGTTCCGCGCTCTGATCGGGGCCTGCGACGAGCCGTTCGTCCCGCGTCCGCTCACCGCGCTCCCGGTGGGGCTGACCTGGCCCGCCGTGCCCGGCGTGACCCTGCTCGGCGACGCCGCCCACCTGATGCCCCCGGTCGGCCTCGGCGCCAACACCGCCATGCTGGACGCCGCCGAGCTCGCCCGGGAGATCGCCGCCGCGCCCGGCGACCTCGCCGGGGCCGTCCGCCGCTACGAGACCGCCATGTTCGAGCGCAGCACCGAGGCCGCTCGGGAGTCGGCCCGGATCGTGGCGATGCTGATGTCCGAGGACGGCGCGGCCGGGCTGCTCAGGTTCTTCCAGCCCGACTGCGGGGCCACCGCGGACGCCTGA
- a CDS encoding thioredoxin reductase: MTTDTPQLPDGSAATVPHYDTVVIGGGAAGLAGALTLARARRSVLVVDAGAPRNAPAAGVHGYPSRDGVPPRDLLAASRAEAAGYGARFHDGTAVAAERLDDGGFRIALADGTGVRAARLLVATGLVDELPAVPGLAERWGHEVLHCPYCHGWEARDQPLAVLATGPLAVHQVQLWRQWTAEVTLLTHTEEPPGPEEAEELAARGIVVVAGEVAGLETAGGALTGVRLADGRTVPCRALVVAPRFTARTGLLADLGLAPVDLLKDGRVIGSHIAADATGATEAPGVWVAGNVADLAEQVVGAAAAGVRAGAAINADLVAEDVRRAVAAHRDAFGPAEERAVCERVLGERRHGLAEPPAAAGPADAREPASDTAGFWDARYGEHERIWSGEPNAALVREVSAQRPGRALDLGCGEGADAVWLAARGWQVTAVDISAVALGRAAEHAREAGVADLVDLRRIDLAEDFPEGRYDLVCAQYLHSDVDLPRDAILRRAAEAVAPGGMLLVVGHAGPPSWQRPDTDGHHHDHRPGHDQKREHGHDHRHGHGAPLPTPDEVHAALRLPAGEWEVLLSEEYRQAMTGPDGQPATRPDNTLKLRRLPA; encoded by the coding sequence ATGACGACAGACACCCCGCAGCTCCCGGACGGCTCCGCGGCCACCGTGCCGCACTACGACACGGTGGTGATCGGCGGTGGCGCCGCCGGCCTCGCCGGCGCCCTCACCCTGGCCCGGGCCCGGCGCTCGGTGCTCGTGGTCGACGCGGGCGCGCCCCGCAACGCGCCCGCCGCCGGGGTGCACGGCTACCCGTCGCGGGACGGCGTCCCGCCGCGGGACCTGCTGGCCGCGAGCCGCGCCGAGGCGGCCGGCTACGGGGCGCGGTTCCACGACGGCACCGCGGTCGCCGCCGAACGCCTCGACGACGGCGGCTTCCGGATCGCGCTCGCCGACGGCACCGGCGTCCGGGCCGCCCGCCTGCTGGTCGCCACCGGCCTGGTGGACGAGCTGCCGGCCGTGCCCGGTCTCGCCGAGCGGTGGGGCCACGAGGTGCTGCACTGCCCGTACTGCCACGGCTGGGAGGCCCGTGACCAGCCGCTCGCCGTGCTCGCCACCGGCCCGCTCGCCGTCCACCAGGTGCAGCTGTGGCGGCAGTGGACCGCCGAGGTGACGCTGCTGACGCACACCGAGGAGCCGCCCGGCCCGGAGGAGGCCGAGGAGCTGGCGGCCCGTGGCATCGTCGTCGTCGCGGGTGAGGTGGCCGGCCTGGAGACGGCCGGCGGCGCGCTGACCGGCGTCCGGCTGGCCGACGGCCGGACGGTCCCCTGCCGGGCCCTGGTGGTGGCCCCCCGCTTCACCGCCCGCACCGGACTGCTCGCCGACCTCGGCCTCGCGCCGGTCGACCTGCTGAAGGACGGCCGGGTGATCGGCAGCCACATCGCAGCGGACGCCACCGGCGCCACGGAGGCCCCCGGGGTGTGGGTGGCGGGCAATGTCGCCGACCTCGCCGAGCAGGTGGTCGGGGCCGCCGCCGCCGGCGTCCGGGCCGGGGCGGCGATCAACGCGGACCTGGTCGCCGAGGACGTGCGCCGGGCCGTCGCCGCCCACCGTGACGCCTTCGGCCCCGCCGAGGAGCGGGCGGTGTGCGAGCGCGTCCTCGGCGAGCGCCGGCACGGCCTGGCGGAGCCGCCGGCTGCCGCAGGACCGGCGGACGCGCGGGAACCGGCCTCGGACACCGCCGGGTTCTGGGACGCCCGCTACGGCGAGCACGAGCGGATCTGGAGCGGCGAGCCCAACGCCGCCCTGGTCCGCGAGGTCTCCGCGCAGCGGCCCGGACGCGCCCTCGACCTCGGCTGCGGGGAGGGCGCCGACGCCGTCTGGCTCGCCGCGCGGGGATGGCAGGTCACCGCCGTGGACATCTCCGCGGTCGCGCTCGGCCGGGCCGCCGAGCACGCCCGGGAGGCCGGCGTCGCCGACCTGGTCGACCTCCGCAGGATCGACCTGGCGGAGGACTTCCCCGAGGGGAGGTACGACCTGGTCTGCGCGCAGTACCTGCACTCCGACGTCGACCTGCCCCGGGACGCGATCCTCCGCCGGGCCGCCGAGGCGGTCGCGCCAGGCGGCATGCTGCTGGTGGTCGGCCACGCCGGGCCGCCGTCCTGGCAGCGGCCGGACACGGACGGGCACCACCACGACCACCGGCCCGGGCACGACCAGAAGCGCGAGCACGGGCACGACCACCGGCACGGGCACGGCGCGCCGCTGCCCACACCGGACGAGGTCCACGCGGCGCTGCGGCTGCCCGCGGGGGAGTGGGAGGTGCTGCTCAGCGAGGAGTACCGGCAGGCGATGACCGGCCCGGACGGGCAGCCGGCCACCCGCCCGGACAACACCCTCAAGCTGCGTCGGCTGCCCGCCTGA